In Deltaproteobacteria bacterium, one genomic interval encodes:
- a CDS encoding YbaB/EbfC family nucleoid-associated protein produces the protein MQPNMKEMMRQAQRLQAKMAKVQEEIATKRVEASVGGGMVRAVANGRPEIVSIAIEKEVIDPNDVEMLQDLVVAAVNEALQRAREMVEAEMSKVTGGLKIPGLF, from the coding sequence ATGCAACCGAACATGAAAGAGATGATGCGACAGGCCCAACGCCTCCAGGCCAAAATGGCCAAGGTGCAGGAAGAGATCGCAACCAAACGGGTAGAGGCCTCGGTCGGAGGCGGAATGGTCAGGGCCGTCGCCAACGGAAGGCCCGAGATCGTCTCGATCGCCATCGAAAAGGAGGTGATCGACCCGAACGACGTGGAGATGCTCCAGGATCTCGTTGTCGCAGCAGTGAACGAGGCCCTTCAGCGGGCCAGGGAGATGGTCGAGGCCGAGATGTCCAAGGTCACCGGCGGCCTCAAGATCCCAGGCCTTTTCTGA
- the recR gene encoding recombination mediator RecR, giving the protein MATPFPPALLRLVRNLERLPGVGEKSATRFALQILRWPREQARELAQAVYELHDRIRLCSRCYTFSETDPCPVCSDPARDAPILCVVEDPGDILAIEKSGAYRGRYHVLHGAISPLDGIGPSQLKIAELLERVRAGEAAEVIIATSSTASGEATAAYLSDCLAQENVKVTRIACGIPMGMDIKYADQVTLRRAIAARCEMG; this is encoded by the coding sequence ATGGCCACCCCCTTTCCGCCCGCGCTCCTCCGCCTCGTGAGGAACCTGGAACGACTCCCCGGGGTGGGTGAGAAATCCGCGACCCGATTCGCCCTCCAGATCCTCAGATGGCCACGGGAACAGGCACGTGAACTCGCCCAGGCCGTCTACGAGCTCCACGACCGAATCCGCCTCTGCTCCCGTTGCTACACCTTTTCGGAAACCGATCCCTGCCCGGTGTGCTCTGATCCCGCTCGGGACGCGCCCATCCTCTGCGTTGTCGAAGACCCGGGAGACATCCTCGCCATCGAAAAATCCGGGGCCTACCGGGGCCGTTATCACGTCCTCCACGGGGCCATCTCCCCTCTGGACGGGATCGGCCCTTCCCAGCTAAAGATTGCGGAACTCCTCGAAAGGGTCCGGGCCGGGGAGGCGGCAGAGGTGATCATCGCCACAAGCAGCACCGCATCCGGCGAAGCGACCGCGGCCTATCTTTCCGACTGCCTTGCACAGGAAAACGTCAAGGTGACCCGGATTGCCTGCGGGATCCCTATGGGCATGGACATCAAATACGCGGATCAGGTCACGCTCCGGCGGGCCATTGCTGCGCGGTGCGAGATGGGCTGA
- a CDS encoding nitronate monooxygenase family protein has protein sequence MTETFRYDPPPLRIGDITVPLPIVQGGMGVGISMAGLASAVARAGGVGVIASVMIGITEPDFHKDPRGSTRRALAKQIRAAKEAAPGGVIGVNIMVALQDYDELARIASKAGADLIISGAGLPLKLPGLIPEGCSPKLVPIVSSARAAQIICRRWEELYSRLPDAIVVEGPLAGGHLGFRPEELERPENAIECIVPKVIEAVRPFEKASGRTIPVIAAGGIYTGEDIFRFIQLGAAGVQMGTRFVATHECDASEEFKQAYIKAGKDDIGIIISPVGLPGRALKSSFLEKMKEGKKRPLRCVNKCLKTCDYRSAPYCISMALINAQRGNLDAGFVFCGANVWRVDRIVSVQELIDELVEGYREAARAAAAARLRRVS, from the coding sequence ATGACCGAGACCTTTCGATATGATCCTCCTCCGCTCAGGATAGGAGACATTACCGTGCCCCTGCCCATCGTGCAGGGAGGGATGGGGGTGGGCATCTCCATGGCCGGACTCGCCTCTGCAGTGGCGAGGGCAGGAGGCGTGGGTGTCATCGCCTCGGTAATGATCGGGATCACGGAGCCGGATTTTCACAAGGACCCCCGGGGCTCCACGCGCCGTGCCCTTGCCAAGCAGATCCGCGCGGCCAAGGAGGCCGCGCCGGGAGGCGTCATCGGGGTGAACATCATGGTGGCGCTTCAGGATTACGACGAGCTCGCCCGCATCGCATCAAAGGCAGGCGCCGATCTCATCATCAGCGGGGCAGGGCTTCCCCTGAAGCTCCCAGGCCTCATACCGGAGGGCTGCTCTCCCAAGCTCGTGCCCATCGTTTCTTCGGCTCGGGCGGCCCAGATCATCTGCCGGAGGTGGGAGGAGCTTTATTCACGCCTGCCAGATGCCATTGTCGTGGAAGGGCCGCTTGCCGGCGGCCACCTCGGATTCCGGCCAGAAGAGCTTGAGAGGCCAGAGAATGCCATCGAATGCATCGTCCCCAAGGTCATAGAGGCGGTGAGACCGTTTGAGAAGGCCTCTGGCAGGACCATACCCGTCATTGCTGCAGGCGGCATCTACACCGGAGAGGACATCTTCCGTTTTATCCAGCTTGGGGCTGCGGGGGTCCAGATGGGGACCCGCTTTGTGGCAACGCACGAGTGCGATGCATCTGAGGAGTTCAAACAGGCCTACATCAAGGCAGGCAAGGATGATATCGGGATCATCATCAGCCCGGTAGGCCTTCCCGGACGCGCCCTCAAGAGTTCCTTTCTCGAAAAGATGAAGGAGGGGAAAAAACGCCCCCTCAGGTGTGTGAACAAGTGCCTCAAGACGTGTGATTACCGCTCTGCGCCTTATTGCATCAGCATGGCCCTCATCAATGCGCAGCGGGGGAATCTGGATGCTGGTTTCGTCTTCTGCGGCGCGAACGTGTGGCGTGTGGACAGGATAGTATCAGTACAGGAGCTCATAGACGAACTCGTAGAGGGCTACCGGGAGGCGGCCAGGGCAGCGGCGGCCGCCCGGCTGAGGCGGGTATCGTGA
- the dut gene encoding dUTP diphosphatase gives MASRSETETGSSSRENPPIISVSIKILPHGKGLPLPRYMSGLASGMDVPAAIDDDLVILPGAVCLVPTGLSVAVPPGFEIQIRPRSGLAVREGVTVVNSPGTIDADYRGEIQVGLINHGSKPVRIRRGDRIAQMVLAQVFRAEWMEVETLDETARGDGGFGHSGRS, from the coding sequence ATGGCGTCCAGGTCTGAAACTGAAACAGGAAGCTCCTCCCGCGAGAACCCGCCCATAATCTCTGTCTCTATAAAGATCCTTCCCCACGGAAAGGGCCTGCCCCTTCCCCGCTACATGAGCGGGCTCGCCTCCGGGATGGATGTCCCTGCGGCCATCGACGACGATCTGGTCATCCTCCCAGGCGCCGTGTGCCTTGTACCGACCGGGCTCTCGGTCGCGGTCCCGCCCGGTTTCGAGATCCAGATCCGCCCCCGGAGCGGGCTTGCCGTCCGGGAAGGTGTCACCGTGGTGAATTCCCCTGGGACCATTGACGCCGATTACCGGGGGGAGATCCAGGTCGGGCTCATTAACCACGGATCGAAACCCGTCAGAATCCGGCGCGGGGACAGGATCGCCCAGATGGTCCTTGCCCAGGTTTTCCGCGCGGAATGGATGGAGGTGGAGACCCTGGATGAGACAGCTCGGGGCGATGGAGGCTTCGGACACAGTGGCCGGTCTTGA
- a CDS encoding insulinase family protein, producing MADTPGKTVLANGLRILTQECPGAPSVSVGAWVDVGSRDEDPAESGISHFVEHMMFKGTNRRTALDIARFLDRIGGCFNAFTSKETTCYHAKVVEDAADQVLELLAEILLQSRFDPDETERERHVILQEIGMVQDTPDDLVHDLHFLSSWPGHGLGRPVLGVPETVSTIRADRLREYVSKTYGPERIVISAAGKVKHDRFVEKVTGLFRDIPTGGQKVCRVKPGFRSGVSITFKELEQVHMILGFAGPSHQDDRRFDASILNVILGGGMSSRLFQEVRERRGLAYSIYSFLSLYHDTGAIGMYAAVSPEKTEETCRILLGELARLAQEPPSVEELDAAKDQLRAGIVLSLENSETHMGHLAKCELRHGGYIPFEEILQRLQDVSAEDVCGLARSCLEQPVFLTLFGPVPGPEVLYQEIIHGVQV from the coding sequence ATGGCGGATACGCCTGGGAAAACGGTCCTTGCCAACGGCTTGAGGATTCTTACGCAAGAATGCCCGGGTGCGCCGTCCGTATCCGTCGGCGCGTGGGTGGACGTGGGATCCCGTGACGAAGATCCGGCTGAGTCAGGGATCTCCCATTTCGTGGAACACATGATGTTCAAGGGGACAAACAGGCGCACGGCCCTGGATATCGCACGTTTTCTGGACAGGATCGGCGGGTGTTTCAACGCATTCACCTCCAAGGAGACCACCTGTTATCACGCCAAGGTGGTGGAGGACGCGGCTGACCAGGTCCTTGAACTCCTGGCAGAGATCCTCCTCCAGTCCCGCTTCGATCCGGACGAGACCGAAAGGGAGCGCCATGTAATCCTCCAGGAGATCGGGATGGTTCAGGATACGCCTGACGACCTGGTGCACGATCTCCACTTCCTCTCTTCCTGGCCTGGACACGGCCTCGGAAGGCCGGTCCTCGGGGTTCCGGAGACCGTCTCCACCATCAGGGCCGATCGCCTAAGGGAGTATGTGTCCAAGACCTACGGGCCGGAACGTATCGTCATCTCTGCAGCCGGAAAGGTCAAACACGACCGTTTCGTGGAGAAGGTCACGGGTCTTTTCCGCGACATCCCCACTGGAGGCCAAAAGGTCTGCCGCGTGAAACCGGGCTTTCGGAGTGGTGTCTCCATCACCTTCAAGGAACTGGAACAGGTACACATGATCCTCGGGTTTGCCGGGCCGTCCCACCAGGACGATCGCAGGTTCGATGCCTCTATCCTAAACGTCATCCTCGGAGGGGGGATGAGTTCCCGCCTCTTCCAGGAGGTGCGCGAACGGCGGGGGCTTGCCTATTCCATCTATTCCTTTCTCTCCCTGTATCATGACACAGGGGCCATTGGCATGTATGCGGCCGTCTCGCCTGAAAAGACCGAAGAGACGTGCCGAATACTCCTCGGGGAACTTGCAAGACTTGCCCAGGAGCCCCCGTCCGTAGAGGAGCTCGATGCCGCGAAGGATCAGTTGCGGGCCGGGATAGTCCTGTCTCTTGAAAATTCGGAGACGCATATGGGCCATCTCGCCAAATGCGAATTGCGCCATGGCGGATACATCCCTTTTGAGGAGATCCTCCAGAGGCTCCAGGACGTGAGCGCCGAAGATGTCTGCGGACTTGCCCGTTCCTGTCTTGAGCAGCCCGTGTTCCTGACCCTTTTTGGGCCGGTCCCTGGTCCCGAGGTGCTTTATCAGGAGATCATCCATGGCGTCCAGGTCTGA
- the pnp gene encoding polyribonucleotide nucleotidyltransferase, with protein sequence MESMKRFETHVNGMTFSLESGRLAKQANGSVLASMGDTVVLVSAVSSREVREGIDFLPLLVDYQEMFYAAGRIPGGYFRREVGRPSEKETLTSRFIDRPLRPRFPDGYCYDTQIIATVLSVDPEVDPDVIAITGASAALTVSDIPFLGPIAGVRVGRVDGEFIANPTRSQLALSDMNLIVAGSRDAVVMVEGGFSILPEEDILAAIYFGQDALQPLLDLQECLANEIGKEKFVIPSPERDENLAARVAELAQARILDAIRIPAKGDRNEARDLIRQEVNAALAEEFPGREREVNSVLKDLERSAMRDLIRHERRRIDGRAFTEVRPVSCSVRELPRTHGSAVFTRGETQVLAVATLGSAEDEQRIEMLHGEVFKHFMLHYNFPPYCVGEVRPLRGPARRDIGHGALAERALAAVVPTIEEFPYTIRIVSEVLESNGSSSMATVCGGTLAMMDAGIPIRDMVAGVAMGLIQFEDECVILSDILGDEDHLGDMDFKVVGTEKGITALQMDIKISGITRDILRQALQQARDARLVILGKMREVISEPRKELSYYAPRITTIHINPDRIRDLIGPGGKNIRAVTAACGVKIDVDDSGKVNIFSTSGEMAEKAVKMIRELTKEAEIGAVYTGPVKKIMNFGAFVEILPGVDGLLHISEIDTKRIPDVRQVLNEGDMVTVKVLDIDKQGKIRLSRKALLGEGK encoded by the coding sequence ATGGAATCGATGAAGCGTTTTGAGACCCATGTGAATGGAATGACGTTCAGCCTTGAAAGCGGACGTCTCGCGAAACAGGCGAACGGATCTGTCCTTGCATCCATGGGGGATACGGTCGTGCTTGTGTCGGCCGTCTCCTCTCGTGAGGTCAGGGAAGGGATAGATTTTCTCCCCCTTCTTGTGGACTATCAGGAGATGTTCTATGCAGCAGGCCGGATCCCGGGAGGGTATTTCCGCAGGGAAGTTGGTAGACCGAGCGAGAAAGAAACCCTGACCTCCCGGTTCATCGACCGGCCCTTGCGTCCCCGTTTCCCGGATGGATACTGCTATGACACCCAGATCATCGCGACAGTTCTCTCTGTGGATCCGGAAGTGGATCCGGACGTCATCGCCATCACCGGCGCATCCGCTGCCCTCACGGTCTCGGACATCCCCTTCCTGGGGCCCATAGCCGGCGTGCGCGTCGGCAGGGTGGACGGGGAATTCATCGCCAACCCAACGCGGTCCCAGCTTGCCTTGTCCGACATGAATCTCATAGTCGCCGGATCCAGGGACGCGGTCGTCATGGTCGAGGGCGGTTTCAGCATACTGCCTGAGGAAGATATCCTCGCGGCCATCTATTTCGGCCAAGATGCCCTCCAGCCGCTTTTGGACCTCCAGGAATGTCTTGCCAATGAGATCGGAAAGGAGAAATTCGTCATCCCCTCCCCTGAAAGGGACGAGAATCTGGCCGCCCGTGTGGCAGAGCTCGCGCAGGCACGGATCCTTGATGCCATACGAATTCCTGCCAAAGGGGATCGAAACGAGGCCAGGGACCTGATCAGGCAGGAGGTGAACGCCGCCCTTGCCGAGGAGTTTCCAGGTCGGGAGCGGGAGGTGAATTCTGTCCTCAAGGACCTGGAGAGGTCGGCCATGCGGGACCTGATACGGCATGAAAGGCGGCGGATCGACGGGAGGGCCTTTACGGAGGTCCGTCCCGTCTCATGTTCTGTGCGCGAACTTCCCCGCACCCACGGGTCTGCGGTCTTCACCAGGGGCGAGACCCAGGTCCTTGCCGTCGCCACCCTCGGTAGTGCCGAGGACGAGCAGAGGATCGAAATGCTGCACGGGGAGGTCTTCAAGCATTTCATGCTCCATTACAACTTTCCTCCTTACTGTGTGGGTGAGGTGAGGCCGCTTCGGGGGCCGGCGCGCCGGGACATCGGCCACGGGGCCCTTGCCGAGCGTGCCCTTGCAGCGGTCGTCCCTACCATTGAGGAGTTTCCTTACACCATCCGGATCGTCTCGGAGGTCCTGGAGTCCAACGGCTCCTCTTCTATGGCTACCGTTTGTGGGGGGACCCTCGCTATGATGGATGCAGGGATCCCCATCCGGGACATGGTAGCGGGAGTGGCCATGGGGCTCATCCAGTTCGAGGATGAATGTGTCATCCTTTCGGACATCCTGGGCGATGAAGACCATCTTGGGGATATGGACTTTAAGGTCGTGGGAACAGAAAAGGGGATCACCGCCCTTCAGATGGACATCAAGATCTCGGGGATCACCCGGGACATCTTGCGTCAGGCCCTACAGCAGGCGCGGGATGCCCGGCTCGTCATACTCGGCAAGATGCGCGAGGTCATAAGCGAACCCAGAAAGGAACTTTCCTATTACGCCCCGAGGATTACGACCATCCATATCAATCCGGACCGGATCCGGGACCTCATCGGCCCAGGCGGCAAAAACATCCGTGCCGTGACGGCTGCCTGCGGGGTCAAGATCGACGTGGACGACTCGGGAAAGGTGAACATATTCTCCACGTCTGGAGAGATGGCCGAAAAGGCCGTCAAGATGATCAGGGAACTCACGAAGGAGGCGGAGATAGGGGCAGTCTATACGGGTCCGGTCAAGAAGATCATGAACTTCGGGGCATTTGTCGAGATCCTCCCCGGCGTGGACGGCCTTCTCCACATCTCGGAGATCGACACGAAACGCATACCGGACGTGAGGCAGGTCCTGAACGAGGGTGACATGGTCACGGTCAAGGTCCTTGATATCGACAAGCAGGGAAAGATACGTCTGAGCAGGAAGGCCTTGCTCGGAGAGGGCAAGTAG
- the rpsO gene encoding 30S ribosomal protein S15, with protein MALDTETKREIIDRFKTHSSDTGSPEVQIALLSTRIKNLTEHFKVHVKDHGSRRGLLKLVGRRKRLLDYLRTVDMERYRKLVQELGIRK; from the coding sequence GTGGCTTTAGACACGGAAACGAAACGGGAGATCATCGACAGATTCAAGACGCACAGTTCCGATACCGGCTCCCCGGAGGTCCAGATCGCCCTCCTGAGCACACGGATAAAAAACCTGACCGAGCACTTCAAGGTCCATGTGAAGGATCATGGCTCGAGGCGCGGCCTTCTCAAGCTTGTGGGCAGGCGCAAGCGCCTCCTCGATTATCTCCGGACGGTGGATATGGAGCGTTACAGAAAGCTCGTCCAGGAACTGGGGATCAGGAAGTAG
- the truB gene encoding tRNA pseudouridine(55) synthase TruB, whose product MSEDIHGILSIDKPSGMTSFHVVRLVKKALRAAKAGHAGTLDPMATGVLPICLGKATKLSASIMDGEKIYEGIIRLGITTDTFDAEGSVLAERPVPALSRERIAEVARSFEGPIKQVPPAFSAVKYKGKPLYSYARKGIFIEKGPRVVMVHSFEILDWNSPDIFFRIVCGKGTYVRSLAHELGERLECGGYLHSLRRLKSGPCTIERSVTIDAFLEAVDKGRLAEILAVPDAGLRPFVPDSGIYPQPFIIS is encoded by the coding sequence ATGTCTGAGGATATTCACGGCATCCTTTCCATAGACAAGCCTTCGGGCATGACGTCCTTCCACGTCGTCAGGCTCGTGAAAAAGGCGCTTCGGGCGGCCAAGGCAGGGCATGCAGGCACCCTCGACCCCATGGCCACGGGCGTGCTTCCCATCTGTCTCGGAAAGGCCACCAAGCTCTCGGCCTCCATCATGGACGGGGAAAAGATTTACGAGGGAATCATCCGTCTGGGAATCACAACTGACACCTTTGACGCTGAGGGATCCGTCTTGGCAGAGCGTCCTGTCCCGGCCCTGTCCCGGGAAAGGATCGCAGAGGTTGCCCGGTCCTTCGAGGGGCCCATCAAACAGGTGCCCCCTGCATTTTCCGCAGTCAAATACAAAGGGAAACCCCTCTACTCCTATGCCCGCAAGGGAATATTCATCGAAAAGGGGCCAAGGGTCGTTATGGTCCACTCGTTCGAGATCCTCGACTGGAACAGTCCGGACATCTTTTTTCGAATCGTCTGCGGCAAAGGGACATATGTCCGTTCCCTTGCCCACGAGCTGGGAGAGCGGCTCGAATGCGGCGGATATCTACATTCCCTCCGGAGGCTTAAGAGCGGGCCGTGCACCATAGAGCGCTCCGTGACTATCGATGCCTTTCTGGAGGCAGTGGATAAAGGTCGCCTTGCCGAGATCCTGGCTGTTCCGGATGCAGGTCTTAGGCCCTTCGTGCCCGACAGTGGGATTTATCCCCAGCCATTCATAATTTCCTGA
- a CDS encoding DHH family phosphoesterase: MTGNGVQGNAGSRENLPDTGALAKVASFIESAERFLLTCHVKPDGDAIGSLLGLGLALRDMGKDVIFFTEDPVPETLRFLPGSGLVIHDLPLPLGDGTALIILDCNETKRIGRLGEALVEQASRRIILDHHLRGDAGLVKDEAGRVAVYLDSGVFATGAVVLWLLEYLAWPISPDVATNLYAAILSDTGCFCHGNTTVTAFQMAETLVRKGADLHTVSTRLYQSYPLRRQQLLALVLKTLEVHGGGAVAFLHATPEMFRACGAGEEDAEDFVAYARCIDTVELAVFIKEVHGGQVSVSLRSKKEFDVARLARVFGGGGHFHAAGFRMAGSVSEARQAILEYLADLEMVHV; encoded by the coding sequence ATGACGGGAAACGGCGTGCAGGGAAACGCTGGCAGCAGGGAAAATCTCCCGGATACAGGAGCGCTCGCAAAGGTTGCCTCCTTCATCGAGTCAGCGGAGCGTTTCCTCCTCACATGTCACGTCAAACCGGACGGGGATGCCATCGGTTCCCTTCTCGGTCTCGGCCTTGCCCTTCGTGACATGGGAAAGGACGTGATCTTCTTCACCGAAGACCCGGTTCCGGAGACACTTCGTTTCCTTCCGGGGTCCGGGCTCGTGATCCATGATTTACCCCTCCCTCTTGGCGACGGGACAGCGCTTATCATCCTTGACTGTAACGAGACGAAGCGGATCGGCAGGCTTGGTGAGGCCCTTGTGGAGCAGGCCTCGAGGCGCATCATCCTCGACCATCATCTCCGGGGGGACGCAGGTCTCGTGAAGGACGAGGCCGGGCGTGTGGCCGTATACCTGGACTCTGGGGTATTCGCCACTGGGGCCGTTGTGCTCTGGCTCCTCGAATATCTCGCGTGGCCCATAAGCCCGGATGTTGCAACCAATCTTTATGCCGCCATACTTTCGGACACCGGGTGCTTCTGCCACGGAAACACTACGGTGACGGCCTTTCAAATGGCGGAAACACTTGTCCGCAAGGGGGCGGATCTACATACCGTCTCCACTCGGCTCTACCAGAGTTATCCCCTGAGGAGACAGCAGCTCCTTGCCCTCGTCCTTAAGACCCTCGAGGTCCATGGCGGCGGGGCGGTTGCATTTCTTCACGCCACCCCCGAGATGTTCCGGGCCTGCGGGGCGGGCGAGGAGGACGCGGAGGATTTCGTCGCTTATGCCCGATGTATCGATACCGTGGAGCTTGCCGTGTTCATCAAGGAGGTCCACGGCGGGCAGGTCTCCGTGAGCCTTCGATCCAAGAAGGAGTTCGATGTCGCCAGGCTCGCCCGGGTCTTCGGGGGCGGCGGGCATTTTCACGCGGCAGGTTTTCGCATGGCTGGGTCGGTCTCTGAGGCCAGGCAGGCGATTCTCGAATATCTGGCAGACCTGGAGATGGTCCATGTCTGA
- the rbfA gene encoding 30S ribosome-binding factor RbfA, which translates to MPHRFPRSQRVADMIKREASLILLSEVKDPRISGLVTVTHVEVSPDLAHAKVFVSVLGGKEDEKEALRGLVSAQGFFRSVLAERISMRRVPEIRFFIDHDRQERDRILRLLHEAKGGGGAQ; encoded by the coding sequence ATGCCGCATCGTTTTCCCAGAAGCCAGAGGGTAGCGGACATGATCAAACGGGAGGCATCCCTCATCCTCCTGTCCGAGGTCAAGGATCCGCGCATCTCTGGTCTCGTCACGGTCACGCACGTGGAGGTCTCCCCGGACCTTGCCCACGCCAAGGTCTTCGTCTCCGTCCTTGGGGGAAAGGAAGACGAGAAGGAGGCCCTTCGGGGTCTCGTGAGTGCCCAGGGGTTCTTTCGCAGCGTCCTTGCAGAGAGGATCTCCATGCGGAGGGTCCCGGAGATACGATTTTTCATCGATCACGACAGGCAAGAGAGGGATCGCATCCTAAGGCTTCTTCATGAGGCCAAGGGCGGTGGAGGGGCGCAATGA
- a CDS encoding DUF503 domain-containing protein, with product MVVGVARLNMHLPENHSLKGKRRVIKGMISQVRSRFDVAISEVGLHDLWQSAEIGISAVGNSQPVLNSVMDKIIDFIDGFPLIEIVRADVEYIHIRE from the coding sequence ATGGTCGTCGGTGTGGCGCGACTCAACATGCATCTGCCAGAAAATCACTCCCTCAAGGGCAAACGGAGGGTGATAAAGGGCATGATCAGCCAGGTCAGGAGCCGTTTCGATGTAGCGATTTCGGAGGTCGGGCTCCACGACCTCTGGCAGAGCGCGGAGATCGGGATCTCCGCCGTGGGGAACAGCCAGCCGGTCCTGAACTCGGTCATGGACAAGATCATCGATTTCATCGATGGATTTCCCCTCATCGAGATCGTGCGTGCGGATGTGGAATACATCCACATCCGGGAATGA